GCTCCAAATTGAGGAAGGAGGGGGAGTATGTCCGTCTGGGTTTGCCTTGGCAGGCAGGAAGCTTAGTAAAGATTTCTTAACAGCATACTTCGTTTAGGGTGGGAGGAGGGTTTGGGTTGGGAAAGCGATCTGTTGTGCTGTTTGCTTTGTTGCTCATCTTTTGGCTGGTGGTGTCTGCTGAAGCGGACCTCCAGCATCTACTGGTGGGGTCAGTCTTAGCCTTGCTTACAGTGTGGTTCTGGCGGGAGCTGATTGGGCGGTGGCCCCAGTTCAATTCCGGCAAGGAACTTCTCTATTTTGCCCGCTGTCTACTTTCCCTATTTATGTCTATCCTAGAATCTAGTGTTATGGTGGCGAAGACAGTTCTACTTACAAAGCCCGCCGCAGACCCGGTGGTGCTGGTTTTTCGTCCTCCCCTGACAACCAACTGGGGCAGGGTGTTCTTGGCCAACAGCATTACCATTGCTCCTGGATCAGTGACCGTGGATATTGACCCGGATACCGGTGTCTTTACTGTCCATGCTCTTACCAAAGAGATTGCCGATGGGGTGGTAGCGTGGAAGCTGATCCCTGAGATCCGGGATCTGGAACTACTGAGCCAAAGGAGGGCAAAGGATGCAGTGGCTACTAATGGGGCTCTTGGGCTTGATCCTCATCGATCTGTGGCGCGCGATTATCGGTCCCACGGTTCTTGACCGGCTGGTTGCCATTAACGCCATCAGTAGCAAGGTGAGTGTGATCATTCTACTCTTGGCCTTTATTCGCGGGGATTACGGTTTCATCGATGTGGCTTTTGTGTTTATGTTATGCAGTTTTGTGGGTAGCTTGTGGATTCTGCGGGTGTTGACCCCCAAGGATTGGCAGATCAAGCTACCCCAGCTATCGGATTACCCAGAAGAGGGAGAGGTTGGAGTTTCCCATGATTAAAGTCTTAGCTGGTCTTTGTTATGCTGGGTCCCTGTGCGCCTTTGGCATTGGCACGCTGGGTTTGTATCGGCTACCGGACCCCTACAACCGGATTCATGGTCTGAGCATCAGCGACACTTTGGGAGTGGGTCTGGCAGGACTGGGTCTGCTACTCACAAGCCCCCACTGGATGTTACGGGTCAAACTGCTGTTCATCCTTGCCTTCTTTTGGATTATCAATCCGACCATGACGCATCTGGTGGTAAAGGCAGGGCTCCTTGGCCAGGTGCCACCGGTGCAGGGGACCAAGTTGATGAAGAGGTGAAGAAGATGACCTTTATAGCCATCGATTACGGGATCATGGTCCTGCTGTCCATGCTTATTGTCGCGGCTTTAGCGGTGTATTTTATTAAGGACTTGCTGCATGCGGTGATCGTCTACGGTGTGTACAGCCTAGTCATGGCAGTGATTTGGCTGCAGATGAATACCCCGGATCTTGCCATTACGGAAGCGGCCGCGGGGATCTGCATGACTGTCCTAATGATGGTGGTTATTTACCGCACCAGTCGTAAGGAGGGTGAACAGTGAAGCTCCGGAACCTGCTCATCGTTGTTATGGTGTTGCTTGCTATCTATGTGGTGCTCCTAGCGGTAGCTGAGCTACCTCCCTACGGTCAACCAGAGAACCCCGCCCATGGGGTGGTGAGCCAGCGCTATGTGACCAAGGCCTTGGAGGAAGCTGGGGTCTTCAACATGGTTACCGCCATCGTGTTGGATTACCGGGCCTATGACACCATGTTTGAGACCATCGTCTTGTTTACCGCGGTGCTGGCGGTAGTAGTCACCATAAAGACCAAAGAAGGGAAGGGGGCTGGCCATGAAAGACTTTATCGTTAAGCAGGTCGTCGCTTTGGTCTTACCCTTTGTGATGATCTATGGGTTCTATGTGATTTTTCACGGTCATGTTTCCCCGGGGGGTTCCTTTGCCGGGGGGATCGTGGTGGGCCTGGCCCTGATTGCCTTTGCCAGCATTTACGGCATGGATCGGGGACGGGCCAAGGTGCCGGAGAAGATCACCGTCTTTACAGAAAGCTACGGCACCCTGTGGTATGGGCTACTGGGTTTGGTGGGGATTTTTCGCGGCGTGCCTTTCCTGGCCAACCGGCTGGCCGGTGTGGAACTCGGGGTGCCTGGGGCACTTTCCTCGGGAGGGCTAATTTCTTTGATCGGTCTGGGAGTGGGCATTCGGGTGGCCAGCACCATGATTACTTTGTTCTTTACCATGCTGGAGGGAGAGACGTGAGAATACTGCTGCAAAAACTACTCATCAATTACCCCTATTGTGTTGCGGCGATGCTCTTTGCCATCGGCACCCTCACTGTCGTTACCAGGGAGAACCTGTTTAAGAAGTTGATCGGGATCAACATCATGGAAAGTGCCATTTTCCTGGTGTTTATCGCGGCAGGGAATATCCGAGGTGGTGCGGTACCCATCTTGGATCCGGAAAACCCGGGCGCTGTGTACATCAATCCGGTGCCCTCGGCATTGATGTTGACCGGGATCGTGGTGAGCGTCAGCGTGACCGCTTTCGCTTTGGCCTTGATCATTCGCCTGTATCGGGCCTATGGCACCACTGACGCCAATCAGATCGCCCAGATGATACGTGAGGGGACCAGAAGATGACAGCTGTAATGAAAACCCATTTACCAGCCTTTGTAGTGATCATTCCCGTTTTCGTTGCTGTGACCTTGCCCACCTTGGCTCGTCGGCTAAAGTGGGTGGAAACCCTGGTCGTAGGTGTTCAAGTGTTAGGTATCGGCGGAGCAATTTCCCTGGCCCTGTTATTCTTTCGCCGGGGGATGCCCTTGGTTTACCAGATGGGTGGGTGGCCAGCCCCCTGGGGGATCGAACTGATGGCCGGCAGCCTCACCGTCCTCTTTATCCTGATAGTGGCCGGTGTGGGTCTGCCTGTGCATTTGTATGCCTTGGGGAACCTAAGTGCCGAGGTGGGTGGGCCCCAGCGAAGTACTCGCTTTTACGTGTTCTCCCTGCTCTTGGGCGGTACCTTGGCGGGGATGGCGCTTACCAATGATCTTTTCAATATTTATGTCCTAGTAGAGGTGGCCACCCTAAGTTGCTGCAGTTTGGTCAGTGCCAGAAAGCACCCCCGGGCGGCGGAAGCGGCGTTTAAGTATCTGATCCTGGCCACGCTGGGATCGGCGCTGATCTTAGGTGGCATCGGACTAATATATGTTACTACCGGTCATTTGAATATCGGTTATGCATCTGTGGAGTTGGGCCGGGTGTGGCAACACTACCCCCATGTGGTCTGGGTGGCCATGAGCCTAATGTTGGTGGGCTTTGGTGTGAAATCTGCCCTATTTCCCTTGCACAGCTGGCTACCCGATGCCCACTCCCTGGCGCCTACACCCGCCAGCGCGCTACTTTCGGGGCTTGCGGTCAAGGGGTATTTGCTGTGTCTGATCAAGATACTGTTTAACGTCTTTGGGGTTTCACTCCTGACACAGTTCTCCATGGATCGGGTCTTGGTGCTACTAGGCATGATCGCGATTATCGCCGCATCCCTATATGCCCTTAAGACCGATGAACTGAAACGCAGGTTGGCCTTTTCCACCGTGGCGCAAATCGGGTACATCTTTCTTGGTCTGGGCCTGATGAATCCCCGTGGCCTAACTGGCGCCTTCTTTCATCTGACCAGCCACGCGGTGACCAAGGCCGCTTTGTTCTTGGTGGCTGGGGCCGTGATTAGTGCCACAGGCCGGAACCGAATCTCGGAACTGGCCGGTGTTGGTCGTAAACTGCCCCTGGTGATGGGGGTCTTTACTGTGGCCTGTCTGGGCCTAGTGGGCATTCCCTTGTTTTCGGGATTTATGGGCAAATGGTATTTGTTGCTGGGTAGCCTGGAGACCGGGAATGTGCTTGCGGCCGCGGTACTCATTGCCGGTAGTGTCCTTTGTGCCGCGTACCTTTTCCCCATCATCCGGGTGGCCTATTTTGCACCGGCCCCCGCAGAGACATCAATGGGGTTGGGGCTACCACAGAAACTGGCGCTAATCTTGCTTGGGGCCGGAGTTCTGCTCTTGGGATTGTTCCCGGGACCCTGCTTGGAACTGGCCAAGGGAGTGGCCCATGAGTTGTTGGCGATTCATTAGGGGAGGGAGGCAAACAGATGATTGATCTGCTCTTGGCACTATTTAGCGGAGTGGTGGGCGGGCTACTTTTGGCGGTGTTGCCCAAAGCCACAGGAACCCTGCGACAGATGGTGGCCCTGGTTTTTTGCGCCCTGGGAGCGTTCTTCACTTGGCGGGTGGCCCTGGCGGTGTTCGCCGGTGAAGGTCCGCGACTTGCCGCCAATATAGGGGGGTTCACCTTCAGCTTACATCCGGATCCCCTGGGGGCCCTGTTTGCGCTACTTGTCTCCACCCTGTGGGTCTTTGCTTTGCTCTATTCCTTTGGGTACCTTGCTACAGGAAGGCATGAACGCACCTATTACGTATATTTCCTCCTGGCCTTTAGCGTCACCTTAGGGGTCGCCTTTGCCGGCAACCTGTTGGCCCTGTACCTTTGCTATGAGCTCTTGACCTTTGTCACCTATCCCTTGGTGATCCATGAGCGCAACAACGCAGCGGTGAAGGCTGGGACAAAATATATTATCTACCACCTTTCCGGTGCCGGGGCGATCCTCTTGGGGATCGTAATCTTGCATTTCTGGGTGGGTGGCCCCTTGGAGTTTGCGAAGGAGGCGCTGCTGGCGGGTGCTGACTTGCGCCCAGGGCTAGACTGGTTGTTAGCCCTTTTCGTGATCGGTTTTGGCGTGAAGGCGGCGGTGATGCCCCTGCACCGTTGGTTACCAGCGGCCATGGTGGCTCCCACACCCGTAAGTGCTCTTTTACACGCCGTAGCGGTGGTGAACTGCGGTGTCTACGGGATCTTGCGCACAATCTATTCCATTTTCGGCCCTGCCCTGATGAGTCAGCTGCGACTCAGCGTCCTTTTGCCTTGGCTTGCGGCCTTTACCATTGTGGGCGGTAGTCTCGTGGCCCTAAGACAAGATGTGTTAAAACGCCGATTGGCCTATTCCACCATTAGTCAGCTGTCCTACGTGCTGCTTGGGGCCTTCACCCTGCATCCCTGGGGTTTGGCTGGCGCCGTCTTTCATATGCTCAACCACTCTCTGTTGAAAATCGTCCTCTTCTTCGGCGCCGGGATCATGGCCAAGGAAAGTGGCAAAGTCCGCGTTAGCGGGCTTGCGGGGGTGGGTTGGCAGTTGCCCAGGACCTTGGTGGCCTTCGGGGTGGGTAGCCTGGGCATGATCGGCATGTTGCCCCTCAATGCCTTTTGGAGCAAATACTATCTTGTCAAGGGCAGTGTGGCGGGGGGCATGTGGCCCATGGCGGTGGTGTTGGGTGTCAGTGGCCTGTTGAATGCCTTCTATTTTGTCCCCATCCTCATGCGTGCTTTTCAGGGGAAACCAAGCCAAGGGGTCGGGAGACCAGCAGGCCGTGGCCGGCTGATGTTAGTGCCCACCTTGATCCTGGTGGGGATGGTCCTCATGATTGGTTTGTGGCCTGGGCTCGTTTGGCGGGGTGTGGAAAGTGTTGTGGATTGGTTCTTTAGTGGGGGTGGACTGTAATGTTATTTCTGGTGTTGCCGGCGATTCCCCTTGTTGGCGCGTTAGCCTTGCTGGGCTTAGGGCGTAGGGGGCGGAGTCTGCCTTTACTTGCTAGCTTCCTAGTACTGCTGGTGATGGGTTGGGGAGCGGAGAAATACTTGCGGGGTACCCAGCTGGTGTATACCCTGCCCTGGGTCGGTCCCTTCGTGCCCCGATTTCAGATGGATGCTGTATCTGCCCTTTTCTTGCTATTTGCGGCCTTTCTATGGTGGGTCGTGTCCCTCTACGCGCCAGAATACATGGCCCACGAGGGCGGCCCAGAGCGATTTCAGTTCTGTTCCCTTTTGACCTTCTTTGCAGTAATAGGAGTCTTTTTGGCGGGGGATCTGCTGACGCTGTTGCTCTTTTTTGAGCTGATGACCATTACCTCCTTTTTCTGGGTGATCCATCGGTGGAACCTGGAAGCCATCCGGGCCGGGTACCTCTACCTCTTCTTTAGTATTGCCGGGGGGTTGTTTATTCTCTTAGGCATCGTCTTGCTACTGGGAGCCACGGGGAGCGTGCCGATACTCGGTGCCGGACGGATTGCTGTGGAGTCTTCTTGGGTGTCCTGGGGAGTGGCACTGCTGGTGGCTGGGTTCGGAATTAAGGCAGGGATGGTCCCCTTGCACCTGTGGTTACCCCACGCCCATGGGGTGGCCCCTACACCGGCCAGTGCGCTGCTTTCGGGGTTGTTAATCAAAGTAGGTGCCTATGGTCTCCTCCGGATTGGTGCACTGGCAGGCTGGGGACTGGGTGGGGAAAGTGTTATTCCCTGGTTAGGGCCGGCTTTGACATTTCTCGGCGGCTGGACCATGTTGCTCGGAGTGGGCGCGGCGCTTTTGCAAAGTGATGCCAAGCGGCTTTTGGCCTATCACAGTGTGAGCCAAATGGGGTACATCATCTTAGGCCTGGGCATTGGGTTGTTTTTGGGGCCAGCGGGTGGAATCGGTTTCTTGGGGTCCCTCTACCATATTGTGAACCATGGTTTGTTTAAGGCGGCGCTCTTTCTGGGTGTGGGTGTGGTCTATCTGCAGACGGGGACTACGGATCTGAACCAGCTAGGGGGGTTATGGCGGCGACTACCCGTTACCGCTGTGTTAATGCTTCTTGCGGTCTTGGGGATCACCGGTGCACCGGGCTTTAATGGCTATGCCAGTAAGACCTTACTCCATCATGCGGTTAGTCTCGCCGCGGACACCGGTCCTGCATGGCTGGTTTGGGTGGAAAGGCTCTTCCTATTAGTGGGTGTAGGAACCGCCACATCCTTTGCCAAACTGTATTACCTGATGTTCCTAGGGAAGCCGAAACAGCAGTGGGAACCCAAGGTAATGACCCGGTCTACCGTAGTGGCCTTGGGAGTCTTGGGCCTGGTGATCCTGGGGTTCGGTCTAAGGCCGACGTTCTTCCTTGAGACCTGGGCCCAACCGGCAGCCGAAAAGCTGGGGCTTGTCTTTAATGAGAACTTATCTTTCTGGAACCCCGCGGATCTTGTGGGGATGGTGGTCACCTTGGGCTTAGGTGTGGCCTTGTGTTGGGCGGGACTGCGCAGTAAAGCCTTCCGATGGCAACCGCCAAGGTGGTTAAGCCTTATGGGTGTGGGCAGCTTACTTTGGGAGGGTCTGCGGGTCTTGGTGCGCGTTGGTAGCTGGGGCTACCTCCAAGGAAAGCGGTGGTTTGCGCACCGCAGGCGCCGGCTGCTAGCTAGTCCCCGGTTGCAGGGGGCCAGCATCACCGTCGGGGGGCTTACCATTAAGGGAATTAGTTTGGATATCCTACTTTTGGTGGTGGTTTTAGCTGTCCTCATCATCGGTTGCTTACACCTGCCGGCCTTGCGGGTGCCCAGCTCTGCCACGGGGTTGGACCTCTTGGGCTGGTAAGCAGAAGTGAACAACAATGCAGGGGACAAGGGGCCTTGTTCCCTGTTCCTTCATTAGCAATCGGCCGGATCCTCCGCCGCTTCTCCCCAGGGTTGTTCTTTCCGAACATATGTGCGATAATGGAGACTAAACCTACATTTACTGCTGGTTTCCC
This is a stretch of genomic DNA from Bacillota bacterium. It encodes these proteins:
- a CDS encoding sodium:proton antiporter, producing the protein MKDFIVKQVVALVLPFVMIYGFYVIFHGHVSPGGSFAGGIVVGLALIAFASIYGMDRGRAKVPEKITVFTESYGTLWYGLLGLVGIFRGVPFLANRLAGVELGVPGALSSGGLISLIGLGVGIRVASTMITLFFTMLEGET
- a CDS encoding cation:proton antiporter subunit C is translated as MLFAIGTLTVVTRENLFKKLIGINIMESAIFLVFIAAGNIRGGAVPILDPENPGAVYINPVPSALMLTGIVVSVSVTAFALALIIRLYRAYGTTDANQIAQMIREGTRR
- a CDS encoding monovalent cation/H+ antiporter subunit D family protein, which encodes MIDLLLALFSGVVGGLLLAVLPKATGTLRQMVALVFCALGAFFTWRVALAVFAGEGPRLAANIGGFTFSLHPDPLGALFALLVSTLWVFALLYSFGYLATGRHERTYYVYFLLAFSVTLGVAFAGNLLALYLCYELLTFVTYPLVIHERNNAAVKAGTKYIIYHLSGAGAILLGIVILHFWVGGPLEFAKEALLAGADLRPGLDWLLALFVIGFGVKAAVMPLHRWLPAAMVAPTPVSALLHAVAVVNCGVYGILRTIYSIFGPALMSQLRLSVLLPWLAAFTIVGGSLVALRQDVLKRRLAYSTISQLSYVLLGAFTLHPWGLAGAVFHMLNHSLLKIVLFFGAGIMAKESGKVRVSGLAGVGWQLPRTLVAFGVGSLGMIGMLPLNAFWSKYYLVKGSVAGGMWPMAVVLGVSGLLNAFYFVPILMRAFQGKPSQGVGRPAGRGRLMLVPTLILVGMVLMIGLWPGLVWRGVESVVDWFFSGGGL
- a CDS encoding Na+/H+ antiporter subunit E; this translates as MGKRSVVLFALLLIFWLVVSAEADLQHLLVGSVLALLTVWFWRELIGRWPQFNSGKELLYFARCLLSLFMSILESSVMVAKTVLLTKPAADPVVLVFRPPLTTNWGRVFLANSITIAPGSVTVDIDPDTGVFTVHALTKEIADGVVAWKLIPEIRDLELLSQRRAKDAVATNGALGLDPHRSVARDYRSHGS
- a CDS encoding DUF4040 domain-containing protein, whose protein sequence is MTFIAIDYGIMVLLSMLIVAALAVYFIKDLLHAVIVYGVYSLVMAVIWLQMNTPDLAITEAAAGICMTVLMMVVIYRTSRKEGEQ
- a CDS encoding monovalent cation/H(+) antiporter subunit G; the encoded protein is MIKVLAGLCYAGSLCAFGIGTLGLYRLPDPYNRIHGLSISDTLGVGLAGLGLLLTSPHWMLRVKLLFILAFFWIINPTMTHLVVKAGLLGQVPPVQGTKLMKR
- a CDS encoding NADH dehydrogenase, translating into MLFLVLPAIPLVGALALLGLGRRGRSLPLLASFLVLLVMGWGAEKYLRGTQLVYTLPWVGPFVPRFQMDAVSALFLLFAAFLWWVVSLYAPEYMAHEGGPERFQFCSLLTFFAVIGVFLAGDLLTLLLFFELMTITSFFWVIHRWNLEAIRAGYLYLFFSIAGGLFILLGIVLLLGATGSVPILGAGRIAVESSWVSWGVALLVAGFGIKAGMVPLHLWLPHAHGVAPTPASALLSGLLIKVGAYGLLRIGALAGWGLGGESVIPWLGPALTFLGGWTMLLGVGAALLQSDAKRLLAYHSVSQMGYIILGLGIGLFLGPAGGIGFLGSLYHIVNHGLFKAALFLGVGVVYLQTGTTDLNQLGGLWRRLPVTAVLMLLAVLGITGAPGFNGYASKTLLHHAVSLAADTGPAWLVWVERLFLLVGVGTATSFAKLYYLMFLGKPKQQWEPKVMTRSTVVALGVLGLVILGFGLRPTFFLETWAQPAAEKLGLVFNENLSFWNPADLVGMVVTLGLGVALCWAGLRSKAFRWQPPRWLSLMGVGSLLWEGLRVLVRVGSWGYLQGKRWFAHRRRRLLASPRLQGASITVGGLTIKGISLDILLLVVVLAVLIIGCLHLPALRVPSSATGLDLLGW